Proteins from a genomic interval of Deltaproteobacteria bacterium:
- a CDS encoding HEAT repeat domain-containing protein — protein MNSEAHRWSGRRLKRKVLELLQQEDFAAGLETLRSLPARQVVNPLFSFLCHGDSLVKWRAVTAMGVVVAELARKDMESARVIMRRMIWQLNDESGGIGWGIPEAMGEIMARQQGLAREYCHMLVSYMQEHGNFLEHIPLQRGVIWGLARVAQRRPQCLQAAAHDAAAFLSSEDASLRGLSAWLLGILGAEESLASLQGLLGDDSEIFLYQEGRQKLFRVKELAQEALTAIAARRAGEQG, from the coding sequence CCTGCAGCAAGAAGACTTTGCTGCCGGTCTCGAAACATTGCGGAGTTTGCCCGCCCGGCAGGTGGTGAATCCACTTTTTTCTTTTCTCTGTCATGGCGACTCCCTGGTCAAATGGCGGGCAGTCACGGCCATGGGCGTGGTAGTGGCCGAGCTGGCCCGTAAAGACATGGAGTCTGCCAGAGTGATCATGCGCAGGATGATCTGGCAGCTGAATGATGAATCAGGCGGCATCGGCTGGGGTATACCAGAGGCCATGGGAGAGATAATGGCTCGCCAGCAGGGGCTTGCCAGGGAATACTGTCATATGCTTGTCTCCTATATGCAGGAGCATGGCAATTTCCTGGAGCATATACCCCTGCAGCGCGGAGTGATCTGGGGCCTGGCCAGAGTTGCCCAGAGGCGGCCCCAGTGCCTCCAGGCAGCAGCGCATGATGCGGCTGCATTCCTGAGCAGTGAGGATGCATCTCTGAGGGGGCTCAGCGCCTGGCTCTTGGGCATTCTTGGCGCCGAAGAAAGCCTGGCCTCCCTGCAAGGCTTGCTGGGCGACGACTCTGAGATCTTTCTCTACCAGGAGGGCCGCCAGAAATTGTTCAGGGTTAAGGAGTTGGCCCAGGAAGCACTGACAGCGATTGCTGCTCGCCGGGCCGGGGAACAGGGGTGA